In Castor canadensis chromosome 11, mCasCan1.hap1v2, whole genome shotgun sequence, a single genomic region encodes these proteins:
- the Lenep gene encoding lens epithelial cell protein LEP503 gives MQSWTQPLAQTLPFSLGGALRDAGLRVPVIKMGTGWEGLHRTLKEIAYILLCCWCIKELLD, from the coding sequence ATGCAGTCCTGGACACAGCCCCTAGCCCAGACTCTACCCTTCTCCCTTGGAGGAGCCCTTCGAGATGCTGGGCTCCGGGTGCCTGTCATTAAGATGGGCACAGGGTGGGAGGGCCTGCATCGGACCCTGAAGGAAATAGCCTACATCCTCCTCTGCTGCTGGTGTATCAAGGAATTACTGGACTAA